GACCATGACGGGATCCAAACACCAACGCTCCTGGCTCAAGACTCTGGGCCTCGCCACCCTGCTGAGCGGGTTCGGCCTGGCCGCAGCAGCAGAACCCTGGGCGCCGGGAATGGAGCCACCACCGGTGCTGGAAGCCTCCAGTGCAAAAGAAGCCCAGGCCCTGGATGGCCTGCGCGCTCCCGGCCAGCGCAAGCCCTATCTCAACGCGGCCCACGATCTGCTGCATCGCCACTGGGGCACCCAGGTCAAGCCACAGCTGCTCTTTGCCGGAGACACCGCCAACGGCTGCGGGGTCAAGCGGGTGCAACATCCGATGGCCTTCTATTGCCCGCCCAGCAAACAGATCGCCATGGCCCTGGACCTGCGCAAGAGCGTCAGGGCCGCCAAAGGGCTCAGTGATCGCTCGCTGCTCCTGCTTGACCTCGCCGTCCTCGCCCACGAATGGGGGCATCACGTCAATCGAGAGAAGGGGCTCGGTCCCTTCAGTGGAGGGATGGGTCTAACCGTCAAACAAGAGGAGTTGGCCGCCGACTGGCGGACGGGGGTCTTTCTCGGCTGGTTGATGCGTGTTGGCGCCCTCAAGGTTGACGACTTCTCGCAGACGGCGAATCTCCTGTTTGAGATGGGCGATTACGAACGGATCTCCCGTCAACACCACGGTTATCCCAAGGACCGCTTCCAAGCATTAACCCGCGGCTTGAGCTCCCAGCTGGAACCCGGGCAAACCATTGGCGACTGGACGGTCGACACCGCGGAGACCTTCAGCCGGCGCCTCCCCGAGGAGCCGAGAGATGCCTTGCTCGGTGCCCGCCGCTACGAAGTCCGGCGCTTTGAGATCGAACGGGGCCAACAGATCGCAACCAACCTGATCGGCGGGCTGCTGGGGGCCGCGAGTTGCGTCTGGGGAACGCAGGACCAGTGCGTCGGGATGGCGATGCAGCAGGGGAAAGGACGGGCCTTGGGGAGTTACACCGAGCGTCAGCTGACCCTCTGGTGCAACAGCCGAACCTTTGATGTCAGCGCCGATGACTTCGATCCCCAACCGATCGAGCGCGACGGCAAAGGTCAGGCGCGCATCTTGGCCTCGAGGGACTGCTGAGGGTTAGTTAGATAGCCAGAGGAGCTCTAAGGCGAGCTTGTCGGCCAAGGCGGAGTCGATGGCTCGCAGATGGTGAAGCGCCAAGGCCCGGTGCTGGCTGGGCAAATGTCTGAGGTCGGCAACCGCCAGTTCCAGACAGCGTTGATCGAGCTCGAGATTCACGCAGGTTGAGCAGCGATCGGATCGAACCGTGGGGCGCCACCGGCTTCCAGCGGGGGAGGCCAGATCCGCAGCTAGCCCCCTCAGCCTTGCAGCGCGTTCAGCTCTTCGTCTTGGCGGTGCTGCAGCCAGGCCTGCTGCAGATCGACACGGGTGATGCGATAGCCCAAGAGTCGAGCCTGGAGCAGCAGCGCGTTGTCATCGCTGCAGCGGCGCAGGAGTCGCCGCAGGTGCGGACGGTCTTCGGCGTCAACGACCAAGCGCTCGAGTTCGTTCCAGCTCATGGGGCTTGACCGGGTTCCAAACCATCGCAAAGGCGAAGGGGTGAAGCCAGGGCTTAGCGACGAGTCTCGCGAGCCTCCTGAGGCTCAATCGCGTGACCGCTGTCGGTGGAGGACCTTTGCCGTCCAGGGCGGGCAACGCCCCTGTTGGGGACATGAGACTGCCGCGCGTTTGCAACGAGCTGTGTCATGCCCTTTCCCTGGACGCCACTGATCCTTTAACAACGTCTCAAGCCGCCAGCGGGCGATGGGCTTCTTCGTTCAACTCACTGAAGCCATCGCAGAGCGCCAGTCCCTGCTGATGACGGGACTGGACCCCAACCCGGAGATGCTGCAGAGCTGGGCTCAGCGCCGCGGGATGGGAAACCGGTCGTTCCTCAGTCAGGCCCGCCATTGGATCAAGGCCGTCGTCGAGGAAACCAGTCCCCACGTCTGCGCCATCAAAGCGAGCCTGGGCTTCTATCAAGCCCTCGGCCCCCTCGGTCTGGAGCTGCTGCTGGAGGTGCGGGATCTGGTGCCGCGGGACCTCCCTTTGATCATTGATGCCAAGCACGGTGATCTGAATTCCTCCACGGCCCTCGCCCATTACCTGTTCAAGGACCTCGGCGTCGATGCGGTCACCCTCTCGCCGATGGCGGGACAGGACATCGCCGCTCCGTTCCTGCTCTACCGGGATAAGGCCGTGGTGATCACCTGCCGCAGCTCCAACCCGGCGGCGAAACGCATCCAGTACCACCCCAACGCGGACGACCCGCTGTTCCTGCAGATCGTTCGCGAGAGCCAGCTCTGGGGCACTCCGGATCAGGTCTTGCTCGAGGTCGGCACCAGCGACCCCAAGGTGCTCTCCCTGGTCAGGCAGGCTGCACCCGAGCGGGTCTTGATGTTGCGCTCGATCTGGAGTGAAGAAGAGCGGGTGGACGGGCTGCTGGAGGCCGGCCTGAGCCATTCAGCAGACGGGCTCCTGATCCCGATGCCGCAGAACCTGCTGGTTGAAGACGATCTCGCCGAGCAAGCCGCGGCGTTAAAGGAACGCATCAACCGCAGACGGACCAGCTGGATGGAGCAGCACCGCTCCGAGGAAGCCGAGACCTGTGACCTCTGGTTGGCGGATCAGACGGACAGACCGAGCACGGCGGATCCGATGGCGGCCCTGATCGTTGAACTCTTCGACATCGGATGCCTGCTCTTTGGCGAGTACGTCCAAGCGTCAGGAGCCGTTTTCAACTACTACATCGACCTGCGGCAGATCATCTCGGATCCCAACCTCTTCCACCGGGTCCTGCATGGCTACGCCCAACGAATGGAGGGGCTGGAGTTTGACCGAATCGCGGGTATTCCATACGGAGCGCTGCCCACGGCGACCGGTCTGGCCCTGCAGCTGCACAAACCACTGATCTACCCCCGCAAGGAAGTCAAAGCCCATGGGGCCCGTCGCCTGATCGAAGGGGACTTCCAGGAGGCTGATCGCGTCGTCGTGGTCGATGACATCTTGATCAGCGGCGGCAGCGTGCTCGAGGGGATCGCCAAGCTGGAGCGCTCTGGACTAGAGGTCAACGATGTCGTCGTCTTCATCGACCATGGCGGCAACCGCGACCAAAGTGCGCGGGAGCGACTCAAGGCCAAGGGCTACGACTTCCACGCCGTGATGGACATCGAGCAGATCACGAAGGCGTTGCTGGCAGCCGGACGCCTCACGGCGGAGCAAGCCAAGGTGTTGGGATAGGTGCAGTCATGACGACTTCGGTGGGCAAGCTCCTGAGCACAGCCCTTGGGCTCATCGCTCTCGGTGTCCTGGTCGTGAGCTGCGCTCCAGCCAACAGACCGAGCCGTCCCAACGGGGAGCCATCACCGACCGAATCCAACGCGCGCAAAGAAGAGCGGTTGGAGAAGGAGCGCCAACTGCAGGCCCTAAGCGCGGACGCTGAAGATTTGTTCAACCGCGGTGAAAACGACCTGGCCTGTGATCGCGTTCGCCAGGCTCAGGAGCTCCAGACGGAGCTCGGCATTGCGCCTAGCGATCAAGGCCTCGAGCAAGCCCAAGCCTGCATCAGCGACGCACCTTGAGCGCGCAGTCCACACCCATCGTCCTGGCCCAAGGCCTGAGCAAGACCTACCGGATCGCTGAAAAACAACCGGGTCTGAAGGGCACGTTCCGGCATCTGCTGCGCCGGCGCTACCGCGATCTGGAGGCGGTCAAAGGAATCCACTTCGCCATCGAAGAAGGGGAAATGGTCGGCTTCCTTGGTCCCAACGGTGCCGGGAAAACCACCACTTTGAAAATGCTGAGCGGGCTCATTCACCCGAGCGGCGGTGAGCTCTTGGTTGCCGGGGCCAAGCCCCAACGCCGTCAGGCACGGTTCCTGCAAGACATCACCCTGGTGATGGGGAACAAGCAGCAGTTGATCTGGGATCTGCCGCCGTGGGACTCCATCCGGGTAAACGCTGCGGTGTATGGGATTCCCGAGGGAGTGATGCAGCGTCGGGTCCGCGAGCTTGCTGACCTCTTGGAACTTGGCGAAGAGCTGCATCGCCCGGTCCGCAAGCTTTCGCTGGGCCAACGGATGAAAGCGGAACTGCTGACCTCGTTGCTGCACGAGCCGCGCGTGCTGTTTCTGGATGAACCCACCCTGGGCCTCGATG
This DNA window, taken from Synechococcus sp. LTW-R, encodes the following:
- a CDS encoding neutral zinc metallopeptidase produces the protein MTGSKHQRSWLKTLGLATLLSGFGLAAAAEPWAPGMEPPPVLEASSAKEAQALDGLRAPGQRKPYLNAAHDLLHRHWGTQVKPQLLFAGDTANGCGVKRVQHPMAFYCPPSKQIAMALDLRKSVRAAKGLSDRSLLLLDLAVLAHEWGHHVNREKGLGPFSGGMGLTVKQEELAADWRTGVFLGWLMRVGALKVDDFSQTANLLFEMGDYERISRQHHGYPKDRFQALTRGLSSQLEPGQTIGDWTVDTAETFSRRLPEEPRDALLGARRYEVRRFEIERGQQIATNLIGGLLGAASCVWGTQDQCVGMAMQQGKGRALGSYTERQLTLWCNSRTFDVSADDFDPQPIERDGKGQARILASRDC
- a CDS encoding Nif11 family protein yields the protein MSWNELERLVVDAEDRPHLRRLLRRCSDDNALLLQARLLGYRITRVDLQQAWLQHRQDEELNALQG
- a CDS encoding bifunctional orotidine-5'-phosphate decarboxylase/orotate phosphoribosyltransferase, which codes for MGFFVQLTEAIAERQSLLMTGLDPNPEMLQSWAQRRGMGNRSFLSQARHWIKAVVEETSPHVCAIKASLGFYQALGPLGLELLLEVRDLVPRDLPLIIDAKHGDLNSSTALAHYLFKDLGVDAVTLSPMAGQDIAAPFLLYRDKAVVITCRSSNPAAKRIQYHPNADDPLFLQIVRESQLWGTPDQVLLEVGTSDPKVLSLVRQAAPERVLMLRSIWSEEERVDGLLEAGLSHSADGLLIPMPQNLLVEDDLAEQAAALKERINRRRTSWMEQHRSEEAETCDLWLADQTDRPSTADPMAALIVELFDIGCLLFGEYVQASGAVFNYYIDLRQIISDPNLFHRVLHGYAQRMEGLEFDRIAGIPYGALPTATGLALQLHKPLIYPRKEVKAHGARRLIEGDFQEADRVVVVDDILISGGSVLEGIAKLERSGLEVNDVVVFIDHGGNRDQSARERLKAKGYDFHAVMDIEQITKALLAAGRLTAEQAKVLG
- a CDS encoding ATP-binding cassette domain-containing protein; the encoded protein is MSAQSTPIVLAQGLSKTYRIAEKQPGLKGTFRHLLRRRYRDLEAVKGIHFAIEEGEMVGFLGPNGAGKTTTLKMLSGLIHPSGGELLVAGAKPQRRQARFLQDITLVMGNKQQLIWDLPPWDSIRVNAAVYGIPEGVMQRRVRELADLLELGEELHRPVRKLSLGQRMKAELLTSLLHEPRVLFLDEPTLGLDVTAQGRVRDFLATYNRRTGATILLTSHYMGDITALCERVLLIHEGALFHDGPLGELTSRLAPHRQVRLELQQPQPRQVFEAFGTVESHQEHQVQLLVPREQLTETVAALLGRFDVLDLEVSDPPIEDLMRSLFQQAGENEA